The Deltaproteobacteria bacterium genome includes a window with the following:
- the dsrJ gene encoding sulfate reduction electron transfer complex DsrMKJOP subunit DsrJ, protein MKLYDGKIILLGLAVFVGLFTFPFWFNMGKAAPVPEILTDTPVIAKMAVKQCVRPTDFMKAGHMQVLNEWRDTVVRDNNRVAPGTDGVMREMSLTKTCMECHSNKAEFCDRCHNYVSVAPYCWNCHLEPKDLAAKEKA, encoded by the coding sequence ATGAAACTTTACGACGGAAAGATAATTCTTCTTGGTCTCGCCGTGTTCGTGGGCCTTTTCACCTTTCCCTTCTGGTTCAACATGGGAAAGGCCGCTCCGGTTCCGGAAATCCTGACCGATACCCCGGTCATCGCCAAGATGGCCGTAAAGCAGTGCGTAAGGCCCACCGATTTCATGAAGGCGGGCCACATGCAGGTTCTTAACGAATGGCGCGACACGGTGGTCCGCGACAACAACCGCGTGGCTCCGGGCACCGATGGTGTGATGCGGGAAATGAGCCTCACCAAGACCTGCATGGAATGCCACTCCAACAAGGCCGAGTTCTGCGACAGATGCCACAACTACGTGAGCGTCGCGCCTTACTGCTGGAACTGCCATTTAGAGCCCAAGGATTTAGCGGCCAAGGAGAAAGCCTGA
- a CDS encoding 4Fe-4S dicluster domain-containing protein: MDKTKRDFIKVATIAAAAGLVLKPSGKSMAMDLARRTPEGAVPTEKALTAGRWAMVVDTKKFTQASRNAVMEACRREHNIPVMKDSRHALTWIWDDEYEHVFPEQMNEHIPDKTRENKVLVLCNNCENPACVRVCPTKATFKRADGIVMMDYHRCIGCRFCMAACPYGSRSFNFLDPRKSLTEITSDYPTRTKGVVEKCNFCAERLARGQKPACVEACKGGEMIFGDLDDPKSEVRKVLAEKFNIRRRPELGTQPQVYYLT; this comes from the coding sequence ATGGACAAGACCAAACGGGATTTTATTAAAGTAGCGACTATCGCCGCAGCCGCCGGGCTTGTTCTGAAGCCCTCCGGCAAATCCATGGCCATGGACCTCGCAAGACGCACCCCCGAAGGCGCTGTTCCCACGGAAAAGGCTCTTACGGCGGGCCGCTGGGCCATGGTTGTGGACACCAAAAAATTCACCCAGGCTTCCCGCAACGCGGTCATGGAAGCCTGCCGCAGGGAGCACAACATCCCGGTGATGAAGGATTCCAGGCACGCCCTCACCTGGATATGGGATGACGAGTACGAGCACGTTTTCCCGGAGCAGATGAACGAGCACATCCCCGACAAGACCAGGGAAAACAAGGTTCTCGTTCTTTGCAACAACTGCGAGAATCCGGCCTGCGTGCGCGTCTGCCCCACCAAGGCCACCTTCAAGCGCGCCGACGGCATAGTGATGATGGACTATCACCGCTGCATCGGATGCCGCTTCTGCATGGCGGCCTGCCCTTACGGATCGCGCTCCTTCAATTTCCTTGACCCAAGGAAGAGCCTCACCGAAATCACCTCCGACTACCCCACCCGCACCAAGGGCGTGGTGGAAAAGTGCAACTTCTGCGCGGAACGCCTTGCCAGGGGCCAGAAGCCCGCCTGCGTGGAAGCCTGCAAGGGCGGAGAGATGATTTTCGGAGACCTCGACGATCCCAAGTCGGAAGTGCGCAAGGTTCTGGCCGAGAAATTCAACATCCGCCGTCGCCCGGAGCTGGGCACCCAGCCCCAGGTTTACTACCTTACCTAA